From Natronincola ferrireducens, the proteins below share one genomic window:
- a CDS encoding cation:proton antiporter, with protein sequence MNISLAVGIIFLAGAAGGKLARSVKLPSVTGNLLAGILVGPSVMRLVSTDVMYALTPINELALGVIALSIGAELHWGTMRKLAKDATKVFMVEALLTLSLVFGSLYLFGLPFRYALVFGVISIATAPGAIIACIRETPTKGDFSKVLLSVVALDNLFAITLFGIVISFMQAGLAATDTASTPAIVMAGRNIGIALLLGIVAGVFLVVTSHKAKSDTRILVSVLGAVLITVGLSNQWDTPALLAAITAGTVYINFSRNPHRISRSLMNVEDPILLIFLTLAGAKLDLSVLPVVGQIGLIYIIARFFAKLVGSRVGTALTLFPISWKRNLGRALTPQAGVAIGLAIIAEQKPIFAPDTIMPVVLAAVVVFELIGPILVRKALYDVDRG encoded by the coding sequence ATGAATATTTCTTTAGCTGTTGGAATTATTTTTTTAGCTGGAGCTGCTGGAGGGAAATTAGCTCGTAGCGTTAAGCTTCCATCGGTAACAGGCAATCTATTGGCAGGAATCCTTGTTGGACCTTCTGTTATGCGCCTAGTTAGTACGGATGTAATGTATGCACTTACCCCGATTAATGAACTGGCTTTAGGTGTTATTGCTCTTTCCATTGGTGCCGAACTCCATTGGGGAACAATGCGTAAGTTAGCTAAAGATGCAACCAAAGTTTTTATGGTGGAGGCTCTTTTGACCTTAAGTCTTGTATTTGGTTCGTTATATTTGTTTGGTTTACCGTTTCGATATGCCCTCGTCTTTGGGGTGATTAGCATTGCTACAGCTCCAGGAGCTATTATTGCCTGCATTCGGGAAACTCCTACAAAGGGGGACTTCAGTAAAGTGCTCTTGTCAGTAGTAGCTTTGGACAATTTGTTCGCCATTACACTTTTTGGCATTGTTATTAGTTTTATGCAAGCGGGTTTAGCTGCAACTGATACAGCAAGCACGCCTGCTATTGTGATGGCTGGACGGAATATAGGGATTGCATTACTGTTGGGAATAGTCGCAGGGGTATTTTTAGTAGTTACATCCCATAAGGCTAAAAGTGATACCCGTATTTTAGTATCCGTTCTAGGTGCAGTCCTAATAACAGTAGGATTATCGAATCAATGGGATACACCTGCCTTACTAGCGGCAATTACAGCTGGTACCGTTTATATCAATTTTTCTCGAAACCCCCATCGTATTAGCAGATCACTTATGAATGTTGAGGACCCCATTTTACTTATTTTTCTCACCTTAGCAGGGGCAAAACTGGATTTATCAGTTCTTCCAGTGGTAGGGCAAATTGGATTGATATATATCATTGCACGTTTTTTTGCGAAATTGGTGGGTAGTCGTGTAGGAACTGCACTAACACTTTTTCCAATAAGTTGGAAGCGTAATCTAGGAAGAGCTCTAACCCCTCAGGCTGGTGTGGCTATTGGTTTAGCTATTATCGCTGAACAAAAACCGATTTTTGCACCGGATACAATTATGCCAGTGGTTCTTGCAGCCGTAGTTGTTTTTGAACTTATTGGACCAATACTTGTTCGTAAAGCATTGTACGATGTAGATCGTGGATAA
- a CDS encoding M50 family metallopeptidase → MLGDILVIIGIFYLSVFIHEIGHCVMPRMVGIKEFNNIYLGIGNELRRFKVGDLSIVINKFLVPFGYVGGKEKTNYDSFNVLQRALVHLGGIIFNLAIAVMAFGVIYYSSYDFLLIGSIASLIPYILKSVVHSSLWVFQNGFEGVGALLNAKTNLGTYFYFYIFGIINSFIFIFNTIPIPMMIKNGKILFNDGGQFIFKGLLNKGTASSKECR, encoded by the coding sequence ATGTTGGGAGATATATTAGTTATCATAGGAATTTTTTATTTAAGTGTTTTCATACACGAAATTGGACATTGTGTGATGCCAAGGATGGTTGGAATAAAAGAATTCAATAATATTTATTTGGGGATTGGAAATGAACTTCGTAGGTTTAAAGTAGGGGATTTAAGTATAGTAATAAATAAATTTTTAGTTCCATTTGGATATGTTGGAGGAAAAGAAAAAACTAATTATGATAGTTTCAATGTTCTGCAAAGAGCTCTCGTTCACTTAGGCGGTATTATCTTTAATTTAGCTATAGCTGTAATGGCATTTGGAGTAATTTATTACTCAAGTTATGATTTTCTCTTGATCGGAAGCATTGCATCATTGATACCATATATTCTTAAAAGCGTTGTGCATAGTTCACTATGGGTTTTTCAAAATGGGTTTGAAGGGGTGGGTGCATTACTTAATGCCAAAACTAATCTAGGAACATATTTCTATTTTTATATTTTCGGTATTATTAATAGTTTTATATTTATATTCAATACAATACCAATCCCAATGATGATAAAGAATGGCAAGATATTATTCAATGATGGAGGTCAATTCATCTTCAAAGGGTTGTTAAACAAGGGTACAGCTTCAAGTAAAGAGTGTAGATAA
- a CDS encoding sigma-54 interaction domain-containing protein, which yields MFKCDDYKFFLENILGLMIINTDGKVTYMNQQCAEYIKVDLKKSLNKSVNEVFPPSKMMELLQGDKVFNTDFYFHEGRMSVSTQVQLNRDGKIVGVLEYDMIQDFSSLEEFIGKYTSLLDEELKYYREEFRKLWRTKYSIDNIIGSSEKTKELRRQIKYASNTSSTVLINGETGTGKELVAHSIHNLSGRSFQDFIKVNTASFPESLAESELFGYEEGAFTGAKKGGKKGKFELANGGTIFLDEISEMPLTLQPKILRVLQEKELDRVGGEKSIPINVRIIAATNKDLQELIKNRGFREDLFYRLNVFTINVPPLRERLEDLPELVTAKLEQLNLELGKNVTEVDKKVYEYLCQYNWPGNVRELHNVIEKAINYVEGNKLKIEHFGSNLKSDFFKFSMLTKYENPIEAIKREAETKLLKEVLEMFHGNKTKAAKYLKISRPLLYQKMNRLGLK from the coding sequence ATGTTTAAATGTGATGATTATAAATTTTTTTTAGAAAATATATTGGGATTAATGATTATTAATACTGATGGCAAAGTAACTTATATGAATCAACAGTGTGCCGAATATATTAAAGTAGATTTAAAGAAATCTCTAAATAAATCTGTTAATGAGGTCTTTCCCCCTTCAAAAATGATGGAGTTGTTACAAGGGGATAAAGTTTTCAATACTGATTTTTACTTTCATGAGGGAAGGATGAGTGTAAGCACACAGGTTCAATTAAATAGGGATGGGAAGATTGTAGGAGTACTGGAATATGATATGATCCAGGATTTTAGTTCATTAGAAGAATTTATTGGTAAATACACTTCATTATTGGATGAGGAATTAAAATATTATCGTGAGGAGTTCAGAAAATTATGGAGAACAAAGTATTCAATAGATAATATTATTGGTTCGTCTGAAAAAACCAAAGAATTACGGCGTCAGATAAAATATGCCTCAAACACAAGTTCAACTGTATTAATAAATGGGGAAACGGGGACGGGCAAAGAACTTGTAGCCCATTCCATACATAATTTAAGTGGTAGAAGTTTTCAAGATTTTATTAAAGTAAATACAGCTAGCTTTCCAGAGTCATTAGCAGAATCAGAACTGTTCGGTTATGAGGAGGGTGCTTTTACTGGAGCTAAAAAAGGAGGAAAAAAGGGAAAATTTGAATTAGCTAATGGAGGAACTATTTTTCTTGATGAAATAAGTGAGATGCCCTTAACCCTTCAGCCAAAAATATTACGTGTTCTTCAAGAAAAGGAATTAGATAGAGTAGGGGGTGAAAAAAGCATCCCAATAAACGTAAGAATTATTGCAGCCACAAATAAGGACTTGCAAGAATTGATAAAAAATAGAGGGTTTAGAGAAGACTTATTCTATAGACTCAATGTTTTTACCATAAATGTACCACCATTAAGAGAGCGTTTAGAGGACTTACCAGAATTAGTGACGGCTAAACTAGAACAGTTAAACTTAGAACTTGGGAAAAATGTAACGGAGGTAGACAAAAAAGTATATGAATATCTATGCCAATATAATTGGCCTGGAAACGTCAGAGAACTACATAATGTTATTGAAAAAGCCATAAATTATGTAGAGGGGAATAAATTGAAAATTGAACATTTTGGTAGCAACTTAAAGAGTGATTTCTTTAAATTTAGCATGTTAACCAAGTACGAAAATCCAATTGAAGCAATCAAGAGAGAAGCAGAAACAAAACTATTAAAAGAAGTTCTTGAAATGTTTCATGGAAACAAGACAAAGGCAGCCAAATACCTTAAAATTTCTAGACCATTACTTTATCAAAAGATGAACAGGCTAGGTCTTAAATAA
- a CDS encoding amidohydrolase translates to MKANLILKGNAIFDSITPNPFKGFVAVKNNKIIGIGSPQDMENFVDADTKIINAGDKLIMSSFYDSHTHLILAGMYKTYVNLGKATSEEEAAKMLKDFVDVNPNLMTEWILGFNWYHVFWNNKQLPTKYTLDKYFPDKPVFLLNAEAHGAWVNSKALEVAGINANTPDPLYGEIGRLENGEPSGFLYETALGLVGVLALASSMEKDKRYVKAYTKNAIEFGITSVNDMQPYFGLNMGDYEAYRELEDNGELHVRIHSAADLLGDLQKTAELRRKHNTDKRKITLLKQFMDGVPTTHTALMLNDYADSPGNKGLPLSDLDAIAKAVEEAHKLEFSIRLHCCGDGAARMALDFYESAIKKFGQNKARHGIEHFELVHPDDIQRVRGLGIIPSVQPEHLAITQTFDANPYRMTLGEARAEKTWPLKNLYDAAGVLALGSDCPVVDNDPFIEIYRAVTRLHNDGEPKGGWNPKEKLTMYEVLRSYTYGSAYGTSRENELGTLEIGKFADIMVLDKNLFNIEVSEIRDTKVDMTIMDGQIVFER, encoded by the coding sequence GTGAAAGCAAATTTAATTCTAAAAGGAAATGCTATATTTGATAGTATCACGCCAAATCCTTTTAAGGGTTTTGTAGCAGTTAAAAACAATAAAATTATAGGAATAGGTAGTCCTCAAGATATGGAAAATTTTGTGGATGCCGATACTAAAATAATTAATGCAGGAGATAAGCTAATAATGTCCTCTTTTTATGATAGTCATACCCATCTAATTTTAGCAGGTATGTATAAGACCTATGTAAATCTAGGTAAGGCTACTTCTGAAGAAGAGGCGGCAAAGATGCTGAAAGACTTTGTTGATGTCAACCCTAATCTTATGACAGAATGGATACTTGGATTTAATTGGTATCATGTCTTTTGGAATAACAAACAACTACCTACAAAGTACACATTAGACAAATATTTTCCAGATAAGCCGGTATTTTTATTAAATGCAGAGGCACATGGGGCATGGGTAAACAGTAAAGCGTTAGAGGTTGCAGGTATAAATGCAAATACTCCTGATCCATTGTATGGAGAAATAGGTAGGTTAGAAAACGGAGAACCATCAGGATTTCTATATGAAACAGCTTTGGGTTTGGTGGGTGTTCTTGCTCTTGCTTCCTCAATGGAGAAGGACAAACGTTATGTAAAGGCCTATACTAAAAATGCTATAGAATTTGGCATAACATCAGTAAATGATATGCAGCCATATTTTGGATTAAATATGGGAGATTATGAAGCATATAGGGAATTAGAGGATAATGGAGAATTACATGTAAGGATACATTCAGCTGCCGATCTATTGGGGGATTTACAGAAAACAGCTGAGCTGAGGAGAAAACATAATACCGACAAGCGAAAAATTACTTTGTTAAAACAATTTATGGATGGTGTTCCTACAACCCATACTGCTTTGATGCTTAATGATTATGCTGACAGTCCTGGCAATAAGGGACTTCCTCTATCGGATCTTGATGCTATTGCCAAGGCTGTAGAGGAAGCCCATAAGCTAGAGTTTTCTATTAGACTACATTGTTGTGGAGATGGAGCTGCTAGAATGGCATTGGATTTTTATGAAAGTGCTATAAAGAAGTTTGGACAAAATAAAGCCAGACATGGTATAGAGCATTTTGAACTGGTACATCCTGATGATATACAAAGAGTCAGAGGCTTAGGTATAATCCCGTCAGTTCAACCAGAGCATCTTGCGATTACCCAGACTTTTGATGCTAATCCATATAGAATGACGTTGGGAGAAGCTAGGGCAGAGAAAACTTGGCCTCTTAAGAATCTTTATGATGCCGCTGGCGTTTTGGCCCTTGGCAGTGATTGTCCAGTTGTAGATAATGATCCATTTATAGAAATTTACAGAGCTGTCACAAGGCTCCATAATGATGGAGAACCTAAAGGTGGTTGGAATCCAAAGGAAAAGCTCACGATGTATGAAGTGTTGAGATCCTATACCTATGGTTCCGCCTACGGAACATCCAGGGAAAATGAACTTGGAACGTTGGAGATAGGCAAATTTGCAGATATTATGGTTCTTGATAAAAATCTATTCAATATAGAGGTATCAGAGATTAGAGATACCAAGGTTGATATGACAATTATGGACGGCCAAATTGTTTTTGAAAGATAA
- a CDS encoding Na+/H+ antiporter NhaC family protein has product MDSYGIISLVPVVVVIVTAIISKRALESLLLGTFVATIIIAQGDWFNLWMDVTFTEFGDSAYYILMFGLFGALIKILEFSGAAMGFSDIGAKIANTRKKTLILTWILGLIIFVEDYLNALGVGIAMQKLTDRFKVSRQYLAFIVNSTGAAVCILVPFSSWGVLYAAQIESVGVITDMSGFAAYARAIPYMLYAWAAVVVVPLFCLGIIPLFGPMKKAEERALLYGEVFPEDYYKEGEESEELIASTKEIKTSSALNFIIPMLILIGVTIYTEDILLGVIFALITCFVLLFPQKLITLGKFCDYTVEGFKDMLYVTGLVLVAFVLQNFNDMLGLTPYVIESVTPILSPALFPAVVFLVVGAIAFSTGSFWGVAAISFPIILPLAVALEVNIFMAIGVVAAATAFGSHTCFYSDAVTVTCASTGIKNMDYSKTALPLISIPFVIGMIGYLIMGFIMA; this is encoded by the coding sequence GTGGATTCTTATGGAATAATTAGTTTGGTTCCAGTTGTTGTTGTTATAGTAACAGCAATAATTAGCAAGAGGGCACTGGAGTCATTGCTGTTGGGAACTTTCGTAGCAACAATCATTATAGCCCAAGGGGACTGGTTTAATTTGTGGATGGATGTAACCTTTACTGAATTTGGAGACTCAGCCTATTACATCTTAATGTTTGGATTGTTCGGAGCTTTAATTAAAATTTTGGAGTTCTCAGGTGCAGCAATGGGCTTCTCCGATATAGGAGCAAAGATAGCAAATACTCGGAAAAAAACCCTTATCTTAACTTGGATTTTAGGTTTAATTATTTTTGTAGAAGATTATCTTAATGCATTGGGTGTTGGTATAGCAATGCAGAAGCTTACAGATAGATTTAAGGTTTCAAGACAGTATCTGGCCTTTATAGTTAATTCAACAGGCGCGGCCGTCTGTATATTGGTACCATTTTCATCGTGGGGTGTTTTATATGCTGCACAGATTGAATCAGTAGGAGTTATAACGGATATGTCAGGCTTTGCTGCCTATGCCAGGGCTATACCATATATGCTTTATGCATGGGCTGCTGTAGTGGTGGTACCCCTATTCTGCTTAGGAATTATACCACTATTTGGTCCTATGAAAAAAGCAGAAGAGAGAGCCCTATTATATGGCGAAGTTTTCCCTGAAGATTATTATAAAGAGGGAGAAGAGTCTGAGGAATTAATAGCATCAACCAAAGAAATAAAAACTTCAAGTGCTTTGAATTTCATAATACCTATGCTTATTTTAATTGGAGTTACAATATATACAGAGGATATACTACTTGGAGTGATATTTGCATTGATAACATGTTTTGTGTTACTTTTCCCTCAGAAACTAATTACCTTAGGAAAATTTTGTGATTATACTGTAGAGGGTTTTAAGGATATGTTGTATGTAACAGGTCTTGTTTTAGTTGCATTTGTATTACAAAATTTCAACGATATGTTAGGACTTACACCCTATGTTATTGAAAGTGTAACTCCGATTTTAAGTCCTGCCCTTTTTCCTGCGGTTGTATTCCTAGTTGTAGGTGCAATTGCCTTCTCCACAGGGAGCTTTTGGGGTGTTGCAGCTATTTCATTCCCTATAATTCTTCCTCTGGCAGTAGCTTTAGAAGTAAACATATTCATGGCCATCGGCGTGGTGGCAGCGGCAACAGCATTTGGGAGTCATACTTGCTTTTATAGTGATGCTGTCACAGTCACATGTGCATCCACAGGCATAAAAAATATGGACTATTCTAAAACAGCTTTACCTTTAATCAGCATTCCTTTTGTAATCGGCATGATTGGCTATCTGATCATGGGGTTTATCATGGCTTAG
- the mgtE gene encoding magnesium transporter, producing the protein MENRDTESLKKLLSEAETIELFDVMRELSSEEQAIVYRLLSKDKALLVFEQLDTQLQQKLLSSFTEDKVIEMISELAPDDRVRLLDELPAKVTKKLIASLSPEERKETALLMGYEEETAGRIMTTEYVRLKRSYTASEALENIRIHAQDKETIYTIYITDDSRKLEGVLSLRELVMASPEIKLEDIMHKKVIKVATDTDQEEVARTLQELDLLALPVVDKENRLVGIITIDDAMDILEEETTEDIFDKAGLADLNRKESDRSERLVNGSVLQIWKVRLPFLIITMLGGLMAGVVIESFEEALEAIAAVAIFIPVIMDMGGNAGTQSSTIFARGLILGHINTKKFLKHLGKETFVGLSMGVLVGVVTGIIASVWQGIPELGIAVGLALAITMTLATALGFFIPYALFKLGIDQAAGADPIITTIKDISGLLIYFVLVTQFLGYLL; encoded by the coding sequence CTGGAAAACAGAGATACGGAGTCATTAAAAAAATTACTAAGTGAAGCAGAAACCATTGAACTATTTGATGTGATGAGGGAATTATCTTCAGAGGAGCAAGCTATTGTATATCGACTGTTATCTAAAGATAAAGCGTTATTGGTATTTGAACAATTAGATACTCAACTACAACAAAAACTATTATCTTCCTTCACAGAGGATAAGGTTATAGAAATGATCTCTGAACTAGCACCAGATGACCGTGTTAGATTATTGGATGAATTACCTGCAAAGGTAACAAAAAAATTAATAGCCTCTCTTTCTCCTGAAGAGCGGAAAGAAACTGCTCTACTTATGGGATACGAAGAAGAAACCGCTGGGAGAATTATGACAACAGAATATGTAAGACTAAAAAGAAGTTATACAGCTTCTGAAGCATTAGAAAACATAAGAATTCATGCCCAGGATAAAGAAACCATCTACACTATTTACATTACTGATGATAGCAGAAAGCTAGAAGGTGTACTTTCCTTAAGGGAACTAGTCATGGCATCTCCCGAAATAAAACTTGAAGATATTATGCATAAAAAGGTGATTAAAGTAGCAACTGATACAGATCAAGAGGAAGTAGCCCGTACATTACAGGAACTGGACTTATTGGCTTTGCCTGTTGTGGATAAGGAAAATAGATTGGTGGGAATCATTACAATTGATGATGCAATGGATATTCTTGAAGAAGAAACAACAGAGGATATTTTTGATAAAGCAGGCTTAGCTGACTTAAATAGGAAAGAGTCGGATCGTAGTGAGAGATTAGTAAATGGATCTGTACTTCAAATTTGGAAGGTACGTCTACCCTTTTTAATTATTACAATGCTTGGAGGATTAATGGCCGGAGTGGTCATAGAATCCTTTGAGGAAGCATTAGAAGCTATTGCAGCTGTTGCTATCTTTATTCCAGTTATTATGGATATGGGTGGTAATGCAGGAACTCAGTCTTCTACCATTTTTGCCCGTGGTTTAATACTAGGTCATATCAATACAAAGAAATTCTTAAAGCATCTAGGTAAAGAAACATTTGTTGGGTTAAGTATGGGGGTATTAGTGGGTGTTGTAACAGGAATTATTGCATCTGTATGGCAAGGTATTCCTGAGTTAGGGATTGCAGTTGGATTAGCATTGGCAATTACCATGACTTTGGCAACAGCATTAGGTTTTTTTATTCCCTATGCACTATTTAAATTAGGTATTGACCAAGCTGCTGGAGCAGACCCAATTATTACAACCATTAAAGATATATCAGGATTATTGATTTACTTTGTTTTAGTAACACAGTTTCTTGGCTATCTTTTATAG